Proteins from a genomic interval of Stenotrophomonas sp. WZN-1:
- a CDS encoding pirin family protein, with amino-acid sequence MSFPEPVRVLRTIRGMPTSDGAGVRLTRVIGGPALPDLDPFLLLDEFGTDRAEDYIAGFPEHPHRGFETVTYMLDGRMRHRDNHGNEGLLTPGSVQWMTAGRGLVHSEMPEQESGQMRGFQLWVNLPAKEKMTEPKYQEFAPERIPVVKPDAGVEVKVIAGTVGGTRGPIVQPATEPLYLDITLAPDRAWTYTLPEGHNAFAYVFEGALTVGEQDAARDVARQELAVLGGGEQLHVSAGSEGARLILVAGRPLREPVMRHGPFVMNTRQELMQAFVDFQEGRF; translated from the coding sequence ATGAGCTTCCCCGAGCCGGTCCGCGTGCTGCGGACCATCCGTGGCATGCCCACCTCCGACGGTGCCGGCGTGCGCCTGACCCGCGTCATCGGCGGCCCCGCGCTGCCCGACCTGGATCCGTTCCTGCTGCTCGATGAATTCGGTACCGACCGCGCCGAGGACTACATCGCAGGCTTCCCGGAGCATCCGCATCGCGGTTTCGAGACCGTCACCTACATGCTCGACGGGCGCATGCGGCATCGCGACAACCACGGCAACGAAGGCCTGCTGACCCCGGGCAGCGTGCAGTGGATGACCGCTGGCCGTGGCCTGGTGCACTCGGAGATGCCCGAGCAGGAAAGCGGGCAGATGCGCGGTTTCCAGCTGTGGGTGAACCTGCCGGCGAAGGAGAAGATGACCGAGCCGAAGTACCAGGAGTTCGCGCCCGAGCGCATTCCCGTGGTGAAACCGGACGCCGGCGTGGAAGTGAAAGTGATCGCCGGCACGGTCGGCGGCACCCGCGGCCCGATCGTGCAGCCCGCCACCGAGCCGCTCTATCTGGACATCACGCTGGCGCCCGACCGGGCCTGGACCTATACGTTGCCGGAAGGCCACAACGCTTTCGCCTATGTCTTCGAAGGAGCGTTGACGGTAGGTGAGCAGGACGCTGCCCGCGATGTCGCGCGCCAGGAACTGGCGGTGCTGGGCGGCGGCGAACAGCTGCATGTTTCGGCCGGCAGCGAAGGCGCGCGGCTGATCCTTGTAGCAGGCCGTCCGCTGCGTGAGCCGGTGATGCGCCACGGCCCGTTCGTGATGAACACGCGGCAGGAACTGATGCAGGCCTTCGTCGATTTCCAGGAAGGCAGGTTCTGA
- a CDS encoding carbon starvation CstA family protein has translation MKGFSKLGWAVLALLGAFCLGTVALRRGEHINALWIVVAAVSLYLVAYRFYSLFIANKVMQLDPTRATPAVINNDGLDYVPTNKHVLFGHHFAAIAGAGPLVGPVLAAQMGYLPGLLWLVVGVVLAGAVQDFMVLFLSSRRNGRSLGDLVREEMGQVPGTIALFGAFLIMIIILAVLAMVVVKALAESPWGMFTVIATMPIAILMGVYMRYIRPGKIGEISVVGLILLLAAIWYGGKVAADPVWGPAFTFTGTQITWMLIGYGFVASVLPVWLLLAPRDYLSTFLKIGTIIALAIGILVVMPELKMPALTQFAASGDGPVWKGGMFPFLFITIACGAVSGFHALISSGTTPKLLANEAHMRYIGYGGMLMESFVAVMALVAASIIDPGIYFAMNSPAAVIGADAASAAHYITNTWGFTITPEQLTATAGAIGEPTILHRAGGAPTLAVGIAQILHQAIPSSSDAMMAFWYHFAILFEALFILTAVDAGTRAGRFMLQDLLGNFVPALKKTESWTANIIGTAGCVALWGYLLYTGVVDPFGGIQTLWPLFGISNQMLAGIALMLGTVVLFKMKRDRYAWVTAVPAVWLLICTTYAGFIKIFDSNPAQGFLAQAHKFQAALASDTITAPAKSVAQMKQIVVNAYVNTGLTALFLLVVGAVLVYSIKTILAARRNPQRTDRETPYVALKPHEMVDL, from the coding sequence ATGAAAGGGTTTTCCAAACTGGGCTGGGCGGTACTCGCTCTGCTCGGCGCGTTCTGTCTGGGCACCGTGGCGCTGCGCCGCGGCGAACACATCAATGCCCTGTGGATCGTCGTCGCGGCGGTTTCGCTGTATCTGGTCGCCTACCGCTTCTACAGCCTGTTCATCGCCAACAAGGTGATGCAGCTGGATCCGACCCGGGCCACCCCGGCGGTGATCAACAACGATGGCCTGGACTACGTGCCGACCAACAAGCACGTGCTGTTCGGCCACCACTTCGCCGCCATTGCCGGTGCCGGTCCGCTGGTCGGCCCGGTGCTGGCCGCACAGATGGGTTACCTGCCTGGCCTGTTGTGGCTGGTGGTGGGCGTGGTCCTGGCCGGCGCGGTGCAGGACTTCATGGTCCTGTTCCTGTCCAGCCGCCGCAACGGCCGCTCGCTGGGTGACCTGGTCCGCGAGGAGATGGGCCAGGTGCCCGGCACCATCGCGTTGTTCGGTGCATTCCTGATCATGATCATCATCCTGGCAGTGCTGGCGATGGTGGTGGTCAAGGCGCTGGCCGAAAGCCCGTGGGGCATGTTCACGGTGATCGCGACGATGCCCATCGCGATCCTGATGGGCGTGTACATGCGCTACATCCGCCCCGGCAAGATCGGCGAGATTTCAGTGGTTGGCCTGATCCTGCTGCTGGCCGCGATCTGGTACGGCGGCAAGGTCGCCGCCGACCCGGTGTGGGGCCCGGCGTTCACCTTCACCGGCACCCAGATCACCTGGATGCTGATCGGCTACGGCTTCGTCGCCTCGGTGCTGCCGGTGTGGCTGCTGCTGGCTCCGCGCGATTACCTGTCGACCTTCCTCAAGATCGGCACCATCATCGCGCTGGCCATCGGCATCCTGGTGGTGATGCCGGAACTGAAGATGCCGGCGCTGACCCAGTTCGCCGCCAGCGGTGATGGCCCGGTGTGGAAGGGCGGCATGTTCCCGTTCCTGTTCATCACCATCGCCTGCGGTGCGGTCTCCGGTTTCCATGCACTGATCTCCTCCGGCACCACGCCGAAGCTGCTGGCCAATGAAGCGCATATGCGTTACATCGGCTACGGCGGCATGCTGATGGAATCGTTCGTGGCGGTGATGGCACTGGTGGCGGCCTCGATCATCGATCCGGGCATCTACTTCGCGATGAACAGCCCGGCGGCGGTGATCGGTGCCGATGCAGCCTCGGCAGCGCACTACATCACCAACACCTGGGGCTTCACCATCACCCCCGAGCAGCTGACCGCGACCGCGGGCGCCATCGGTGAACCCACCATCCTGCACCGCGCCGGTGGTGCGCCGACACTGGCAGTGGGCATCGCGCAGATCCTGCACCAGGCGATACCGAGCAGCAGCGACGCGATGATGGCGTTCTGGTACCACTTCGCGATCCTGTTCGAAGCCTTGTTCATCCTGACCGCGGTGGACGCCGGTACCCGCGCCGGGCGCTTCATGCTGCAGGACCTGCTGGGCAACTTCGTGCCGGCCCTGAAGAAGACCGAATCGTGGACCGCCAACATCATCGGTACCGCCGGCTGCGTAGCGCTGTGGGGCTACCTGCTGTACACCGGCGTGGTCGATCCGTTCGGCGGCATCCAGACGCTGTGGCCGCTGTTCGGCATCTCCAACCAGATGCTGGCCGGCATCGCGCTGATGCTGGGCACGGTGGTGCTGTTCAAGATGAAGCGTGACCGCTATGCCTGGGTCACCGCGGTACCAGCGGTGTGGCTGCTGATCTGCACCACCTACGCTGGCTTCATCAAGATCTTCGACAGCAACCCGGCACAGGGCTTCCTGGCGCAGGCGCACAAGTTCCAGGCTGCGCTCGCCAGCGATACGATCACTGCACCGGCCAAGTCGGTGGCGCAGATGAAGCAGATCGTGGTCAACGCCTACGTCAACACCGGCCTGACCGCGCTGTTCCTGCTGGTGGTGGGCGCGGTGCTCGTGTATTCGATCAAGACCATCCTGGCGGCACGCCGCAATCCGCAGCGTACCGACCGCGAGACCCCGTACGTGGCGCTGAAGCCGCATGAAATGGTGGATCTGTGA
- the rpoE gene encoding RNA polymerase sigma factor RpoE, with protein MADVDTPQELDLELVRRVQHGESAAFDVLVRKYQHRVVALVGRYIADWSECQDVAQDTFIRAYRAIGSFRGDAQFSTWLHRIAVNTAKNYLASHNRRPPTDDIDIGDAEQFDSGTRLRDTDTPERELMRQELEQTVMKAVNALPEELRSAITLREVEGLSYEDIAQKMGCPIGTVRSRIFRAREAIDTELRPLLDIGSATREKSRV; from the coding sequence ATGGCCGATGTTGATACACCTCAGGAGCTGGATCTGGAGCTGGTCCGGCGCGTGCAGCACGGCGAGAGTGCCGCGTTCGATGTCCTGGTGCGCAAGTACCAGCATCGGGTCGTGGCCCTGGTCGGTCGCTACATCGCCGACTGGAGCGAATGTCAGGACGTCGCCCAGGACACTTTCATCCGTGCCTACCGCGCGATCGGAAGTTTCCGTGGCGATGCCCAGTTCTCAACCTGGTTGCATCGAATCGCCGTGAATACCGCCAAAAACTACCTGGCTTCACACAATCGACGTCCGCCGACCGATGACATCGACATCGGTGACGCCGAGCAGTTCGACAGTGGTACCCGCCTGCGGGACACCGACACGCCCGAGCGCGAGTTGATGCGCCAGGAGCTGGAACAGACGGTCATGAAGGCCGTCAACGCGCTGCCGGAAGAGCTCCGGTCGGCGATCACCCTGCGCGAGGTGGAAGGCCTGAGCTACGAGGATATCGCGCAGAAGATGGGGTGCCCGATCGGCACCGTGCGTTCACGGATCTTCCGGGCGCGCGAGGCGATCGACACCGAACTCCGGCCGCTGTTGGACATCGGCAGCGCCACCCGTGAGAAGAGCCGCGTATGA
- a CDS encoding sigma-E factor negative regulatory protein, with amino-acid sequence MTSNPFNESQNHQSPAGQRLDQRHREQLSALVDGELGADEARFLLRRMEHDPELAGCQERWQLLGDVMRGQASALAPAGFSAAVAAAVAAEPVPQPESRRQVRRSGWRAWGGGAALAASVAAVALFMGGEKLQEATPGEPLAPQVIASQARLAPAPTQPAPVTEASVDTAAMAVVAAPAVAMAASRRQDARRASATRSQQAARAAQRDDLPQRAVASTQAPLTPTMPANANRNLPFGEVGGLQARPWPRSSLAPAGGALNASFPAHAGGAAFYPFEPRLQDDLPVPPRPRD; translated from the coding sequence ATGACCAGTAATCCGTTCAACGAATCGCAGAACCATCAATCGCCCGCCGGGCAGCGCCTGGACCAGCGCCATCGTGAGCAGCTGTCGGCCCTGGTCGATGGCGAGCTGGGCGCCGATGAAGCGCGCTTCCTGCTGCGCCGGATGGAGCACGACCCCGAACTGGCCGGCTGCCAGGAGCGCTGGCAGCTGCTGGGCGACGTGATGCGCGGGCAGGCCTCGGCATTGGCACCGGCTGGTTTCAGCGCCGCCGTGGCCGCAGCTGTTGCCGCCGAGCCCGTGCCGCAGCCCGAGTCCCGTCGCCAGGTGCGCCGCAGCGGTTGGCGGGCCTGGGGCGGCGGTGCCGCACTGGCCGCCTCGGTGGCGGCCGTGGCGCTGTTCATGGGCGGCGAGAAGCTGCAGGAAGCCACGCCGGGAGAGCCACTGGCACCGCAGGTGATCGCCAGCCAGGCCCGGCTGGCGCCGGCACCGACCCAGCCGGCGCCGGTCACCGAGGCATCGGTGGATACCGCGGCAATGGCCGTGGTGGCTGCGCCGGCCGTGGCGATGGCCGCCAGCCGCCGCCAGGATGCCCGCCGCGCCAGTGCCACGCGCAGCCAGCAGGCCGCGCGTGCCGCCCAGCGTGACGATCTTCCGCAGCGTGCCGTGGCTTCCACACAGGCACCGTTGACCCCGACCATGCCGGCCAATGCCAACCGCAACCTGCCGTTTGGTGAGGTCGGTGGGTTGCAGGCCCGGCCATGGCCGCGCTCCAGCCTGGCGCCCGCCGGTGGTGCGCTCAACGCCAGCTTCCCGGCCCACGCCGGCGGTGCCGCGTTCTACCCGTTCGAGCCGCGCCTGCAGGACGACCTGCCGGTGCCGCCGCGCCCGCGCGACTGA
- a CDS encoding 3-hydroxyacyl-CoA dehydrogenase NAD-binding domain-containing protein — MLSGFDGLRFSHWHPEIRDDGVVVLSLDRQDSSVNAMSQDVLLELGDLLERIALDPPKGVVIQSLKKAGFIAGADLKEFQEFDRRGTVNDAIRRGQATYQKLAELPCPTVAAIHGHCLGGGTELALACRYRVASNDSSTRIGLPETQLGIFPGWGGSARLPQLVGAPAAMDMMLTGRTLSASAARGIGLVDKVVAPAVVLDTAVALALSGTTRPFKQRATAWATNTWLARTLLAPQMVKQVARKAKKDQYPAPYALISTWQRSGGKPIQARLDAERRAVVKLASTPTARNLIRIFFLTERLKGLGGGDSGIRHVHVVGAGVMGGDIAAWAAYKGFEVTLQDREQRFIDPAMERAQALFAKKVRDESKRPAVAARLRADLEGNGVAEADLVIEAIIENPEAKRALYQTLEPKMKLDALLTTNTSSIPLVELRDHIQRPAQFAGLHYFNPVAQMPLVEIIHHDGMAPETERRLAAFCKALGKFPVPVAGSPGFLVNRVLFPYMLEAATAYAEGIPGPVIDKAAVKFGMPMGPIELIDTVGLDVAAGVGRELAPFLGLQIPAALQTVEPDKRGKKDGQGIYTWENGKPKKPDVASDYQAPADLEDRLILPLLNEAVACLHEGVVADADLLDAGVIFGTGFAPFRGGPIQHIRAVGADAIVERLKALQQRHGDRFAPRPGWDNPALREPVV; from the coding sequence ATGCTCTCAGGCTTCGATGGTCTCCGCTTCAGCCACTGGCACCCCGAGATCCGCGACGACGGCGTGGTGGTTCTCTCCCTGGATCGTCAGGACAGCAGCGTCAACGCGATGTCGCAGGATGTGCTGCTGGAACTGGGCGACCTGCTTGAGCGCATCGCCCTGGACCCACCCAAGGGCGTGGTGATCCAGTCGCTGAAGAAAGCCGGCTTCATTGCCGGTGCCGATCTGAAGGAGTTCCAGGAATTCGACCGTCGCGGCACCGTCAACGACGCGATCCGTCGTGGCCAGGCCACCTACCAGAAGCTGGCCGAGCTGCCCTGCCCGACCGTGGCGGCCATCCACGGCCACTGCCTCGGCGGCGGCACCGAGCTTGCCCTGGCCTGCCGCTACCGCGTGGCCTCCAATGACAGCAGCACCCGCATCGGCCTGCCGGAAACCCAGCTGGGCATCTTCCCGGGCTGGGGCGGCAGCGCGCGCCTGCCGCAGCTGGTCGGCGCCCCGGCGGCGATGGACATGATGCTGACCGGCCGCACCCTGTCGGCCTCGGCCGCGCGTGGCATCGGCCTGGTCGACAAGGTGGTGGCACCGGCGGTGGTGCTCGACACCGCCGTCGCACTGGCGCTGTCCGGCACCACCCGCCCGTTCAAGCAGCGCGCGACGGCCTGGGCCACCAACACCTGGCTGGCACGCACGCTGCTGGCACCGCAGATGGTCAAGCAGGTCGCACGCAAGGCCAAGAAGGACCAGTACCCTGCGCCGTACGCGCTGATCAGCACCTGGCAGCGCAGCGGTGGCAAGCCGATCCAGGCACGCCTCGACGCCGAACGCCGGGCCGTGGTGAAGCTGGCCAGTACACCGACCGCGCGCAACCTGATCCGCATCTTCTTCCTGACCGAGCGCCTGAAGGGCCTCGGCGGTGGGGATTCCGGCATCCGCCACGTGCACGTGGTCGGCGCCGGCGTGATGGGCGGCGACATCGCCGCGTGGGCCGCCTACAAGGGCTTCGAAGTGACCCTGCAGGACCGTGAGCAGCGCTTCATCGACCCGGCCATGGAACGCGCGCAGGCGCTGTTCGCCAAGAAGGTGCGCGACGAGAGCAAGCGCCCTGCCGTGGCCGCGCGCCTGCGTGCCGACCTGGAAGGCAACGGCGTGGCCGAGGCCGACCTGGTGATCGAGGCGATCATCGAGAACCCGGAGGCCAAGCGTGCGCTGTACCAGACGCTGGAACCGAAGATGAAACTGGACGCGCTGCTGACCACCAATACCTCGTCGATTCCGTTGGTGGAACTGCGCGACCATATCCAGCGTCCGGCACAGTTCGCCGGCCTGCACTACTTCAATCCGGTCGCGCAGATGCCGTTGGTGGAGATCATCCATCACGACGGCATGGCGCCGGAGACCGAGCGCCGCCTGGCCGCGTTCTGCAAGGCGTTGGGCAAGTTCCCGGTACCGGTGGCCGGCAGCCCGGGATTCCTGGTCAACCGCGTGCTGTTCCCGTACATGCTGGAAGCCGCCACCGCCTATGCCGAAGGCATCCCGGGCCCGGTGATCGACAAGGCCGCCGTGAAGTTCGGCATGCCGATGGGGCCGATCGAACTGATCGATACCGTCGGCCTGGACGTGGCCGCCGGCGTCGGCCGCGAACTGGCGCCGTTCCTGGGCCTGCAGATTCCGGCCGCGCTGCAGACGGTGGAACCGGACAAGCGTGGCAAGAAGGATGGCCAGGGCATCTACACCTGGGAGAACGGCAAGCCGAAGAAACCGGACGTGGCCAGCGACTACCAGGCCCCGGCCGATCTGGAGGACCGCCTGATCCTGCCGCTGTTGAACGAGGCGGTGGCCTGCCTGCACGAAGGCGTGGTGGCGGATGCGGACCTGCTGGATGCCGGCGTGATCTTCGGCACTGGTTTTGCACCGTTCCGCGGCGGTCCCATCCAGCACATCCGTGCGGTGGGTGCCGATGCGATCGTCGAGCGGTTGAAGGCACTGCAGCAGCGCCACGGCGACCGTTTCGCCCCGCGCCCAGGCTGGGACAACCCCGCCCTGCGCGAACCGGTGGTGTGA
- the aqpZ gene encoding aquaporin Z — MSMGKRLSAEFLGTFWLVLGGCGSAVLAAKFGGDGNPLGIGFLGVALAFGLTVVTGAYAFGHISGAHFNPAVSVGLWAGGRFPAKDLVPYIIAQVAGGLLAGFILLQIASGASGFAIDGSQAGAFASNGYGALSPGGYSVAAAFLCEVVLTAVFLIVIMGATHGKAPAGFAPLAIGLSLTLIHLISIPVTNTSVNPARSTAVAFFAGSGAVSQLWLFWVAPLLGGAIGGIIYKWIGSDR, encoded by the coding sequence ATGAGCATGGGTAAACGCTTGTCCGCCGAGTTCCTCGGCACGTTCTGGCTGGTTCTGGGTGGCTGTGGCAGTGCGGTGCTGGCCGCCAAGTTCGGTGGTGACGGCAATCCGCTGGGTATCGGATTCCTCGGCGTGGCCCTGGCCTTCGGCCTGACCGTGGTGACCGGCGCCTATGCGTTCGGTCATATCTCCGGCGCGCACTTCAATCCGGCGGTCAGCGTCGGCCTGTGGGCCGGTGGTCGTTTCCCGGCCAAGGACCTGGTGCCGTACATCATCGCCCAGGTCGCCGGCGGCCTGTTGGCCGGTTTCATCCTGCTGCAGATTGCCTCCGGCGCCAGTGGCTTCGCCATCGATGGCAGCCAGGCCGGTGCGTTCGCCAGCAACGGCTACGGCGCACTGTCGCCCGGTGGTTACAGCGTGGCAGCGGCCTTCCTGTGCGAAGTGGTGCTGACGGCGGTGTTCCTGATCGTGATCATGGGGGCCACCCACGGCAAGGCACCGGCCGGTTTCGCCCCGCTGGCGATCGGCCTGTCACTGACCCTGATCCACCTGATCAGCATTCCGGTCACCAACACCTCGGTGAACCCGGCCCGCTCTACCGCCGTCGCGTTCTTCGCCGGCAGTGGCGCGGTCAGCCAGCTGTGGCTGTTCTGGGTCGCCCCGCTGCTGGGCGGCGCGATCGGCGGCATCATCTACAAGTGGATCGGCAGCGACCGCTGA
- a CDS encoding pirin family protein, whose translation MTTIIAPRVHDIGGLEVRRAVPTLQARSIGSFVFVDQMGPALMHPGTAIDVRPHPHIGLATVTYLWSGAIGHRDTLGSDQVIRPGDVNWMTAGRGIAHSERTPQPDRDHDNPIHGMQTWVALPKSHEEIEPAFYHHAAATLPEQRRNGAWLRVIAGRAYGEESPVKVFADTLNVAIDLDPDAEIDIDDGHRERALYILEGEAQLDGVDIPAQHLVIPEAGARGRLRAKTPVKAMLFGGEPLDGPRHLWWNFVSSSKERIEQAKHDWEAGRFGTIPGDDKEFIPLPQY comes from the coding sequence ATGACCACCATCATCGCCCCGCGCGTGCACGACATCGGCGGCCTCGAAGTCCGTCGCGCCGTCCCTACCCTGCAGGCGCGCAGCATCGGCTCGTTCGTGTTCGTCGACCAGATGGGCCCGGCACTCATGCACCCCGGCACGGCCATCGACGTGCGCCCGCATCCGCATATCGGCCTGGCCACCGTCACCTACCTGTGGTCGGGCGCCATCGGCCACCGCGACACGCTGGGCTCGGACCAGGTGATCCGCCCCGGCGACGTCAACTGGATGACCGCTGGCCGCGGCATCGCCCATTCCGAGCGCACGCCGCAACCGGACCGCGACCACGACAACCCGATCCATGGCATGCAGACCTGGGTCGCACTGCCGAAGTCGCATGAGGAAATCGAGCCGGCGTTCTACCACCATGCCGCCGCCACCCTGCCCGAGCAGCGCCGCAATGGGGCCTGGCTGCGCGTGATCGCCGGCCGTGCCTATGGCGAGGAATCGCCGGTGAAGGTGTTCGCCGACACGCTCAACGTGGCGATCGATCTCGACCCGGATGCAGAGATCGATATCGACGACGGCCACCGCGAGCGCGCGTTGTACATCCTTGAAGGCGAGGCGCAGCTCGATGGCGTGGACATTCCCGCGCAGCACCTGGTGATCCCCGAAGCCGGTGCACGAGGGCGCCTGCGCGCGAAGACGCCGGTCAAGGCGATGCTGTTCGGTGGCGAGCCGTTGGATGGCCCGCGCCATCTGTGGTGGAACTTCGTGTCCAGCTCGAAGGAGCGTATCGAGCAGGCCAAGCACGACTGGGAGGCCGGCCGCTTCGGCACCATTCCGGGCGACGACAAGGAGTTCATTCCCCTGCCCCAGTACTGA
- a CDS encoding DegQ family serine endoprotease, with protein MTPRLRTQAIGLLALTLPLMACAQAPAPAAQTLPAPAAAPRAPAQPLVSGLPDFTNLVEQVGPGVVNVDTTIVRNNRQASRGPMGGDDDMPEFFRRFFGPDFPMPGQGPGGQDGGPSIKGRGMGSGFIISPDGYVLTNYHVVADASEVKVKLGDSREFTAKVVGSDQQYDVALLKIDGKNLPTVRVGDSNTLKPGQWVVAIGSPFGLDHSVTAGIVSALGRSTGGADQRYVPFIQTDVAINQGNSGGPLLNTRGEVVGINSQIFSASGGYMGISFAIPIDLAMSAVEQIKKSGKVTRGQLGAVVEPIDSLKAQGLGLPDSRGALVNQIVAGSAAAKAGVQVGDVIRSVNGSAVNSWSDLPPLIGAMAPGSKVNLVVYRDGKPHELSATLTALSEDGQTNARGPSAGGAEAAPQTGANALLGLDVSDLNAAQRKQFGLNGNEGVRITGVKGQAARDAGLSPGMVILQVGRVAVGSVDALNRALSSFKKDDVVMLLVRTANGNSAFVAVKAGQ; from the coding sequence ATGACTCCCCGACTCCGCACGCAGGCCATTGGCCTGCTGGCCCTGACCCTTCCCCTGATGGCCTGTGCACAGGCGCCGGCGCCTGCCGCCCAGACCCTGCCTGCGCCGGCCGCGGCGCCGCGGGCGCCCGCGCAGCCGCTGGTCAGCGGCCTGCCCGACTTCACCAACCTGGTCGAACAGGTCGGTCCGGGCGTGGTCAACGTCGACACCACCATCGTCCGCAACAATCGCCAGGCCTCGCGGGGCCCGATGGGCGGCGACGATGACATGCCGGAGTTCTTCCGCCGTTTCTTTGGCCCTGACTTCCCGATGCCGGGGCAGGGGCCGGGTGGGCAGGATGGCGGTCCCAGCATCAAGGGCCGCGGCATGGGCTCGGGCTTCATCATCTCGCCCGATGGCTATGTGCTGACCAACTACCACGTGGTGGCCGACGCCAGTGAGGTGAAGGTCAAGCTGGGCGACAGCCGCGAGTTCACCGCCAAGGTGGTGGGCAGCGACCAGCAGTACGACGTGGCCCTGCTGAAGATCGACGGCAAGAACCTGCCGACCGTGCGCGTGGGTGACTCCAACACCCTGAAGCCGGGCCAGTGGGTTGTCGCGATCGGTTCGCCGTTCGGCCTTGACCACTCGGTCACGGCCGGTATCGTCAGCGCGCTGGGCCGGAGCACCGGCGGTGCCGATCAGCGCTACGTGCCGTTCATCCAGACCGACGTGGCGATCAACCAGGGCAATTCCGGTGGCCCGCTGCTCAACACCCGCGGCGAAGTGGTCGGCATCAACTCGCAGATCTTCTCCGCCTCCGGCGGCTACATGGGCATCAGCTTCGCGATTCCGATCGACCTGGCGATGAGCGCGGTCGAGCAGATCAAGAAGAGCGGCAAGGTCACCCGCGGCCAGCTCGGCGCGGTGGTCGAACCGATCGATTCGCTGAAGGCGCAGGGCCTGGGCCTGCCGGACAGCCGCGGCGCGCTGGTCAACCAGATCGTGGCCGGCAGTGCGGCCGCCAAGGCCGGCGTGCAGGTGGGCGATGTCATCCGCTCTGTCAACGGCAGCGCGGTCAACAGCTGGTCCGACCTGCCGCCGCTGATCGGTGCGATGGCGCCGGGCAGCAAGGTGAACCTGGTGGTGTACCGCGACGGCAAGCCGCATGAGCTCAGCGCCACGCTGACGGCGCTGAGTGAAGACGGGCAGACCAATGCGCGCGGGCCGTCGGCCGGCGGTGCCGAGGCGGCTCCGCAGACCGGCGCCAATGCCCTGCTGGGGCTGGATGTCAGCGACCTGAACGCGGCCCAGCGCAAGCAGTTCGGGCTCAACGGCAACGAAGGCGTGCGCATCACCGGGGTCAAGGGCCAGGCGGCGCGTGATGCCGGCCTGTCGCCGGGGATGGTGATCCTGCAGGTCGGTCGCGTCGCGGTCGGCAGCGTGGATGCCCTGAACCGGGCGCTGTCCAGCTTCAAGAAGGACGACGTGGTGATGCTGCTGGTCCGCACGGCCAATGGCAACAGCGCCTTCGTGGCGGTCAAGGCCGGCCAGTAA
- a CDS encoding CstA-like transporter-associated (seleno)protein, with translation MSTQLVPAGQYQAHRRIWRRLVQTARLCCGIPDYDNYVRHMLEKHPDQEPMDYKTFFRERQEARYGGRNGGRCC, from the coding sequence ATGAGCACGCAACTGGTTCCCGCCGGCCAGTACCAGGCGCACCGCCGTATCTGGCGGCGCCTGGTGCAGACCGCACGACTGTGCTGTGGCATTCCTGATTACGACAACTACGTCCGGCACATGCTGGAAAAGCACCCGGACCAGGAGCCGATGGACTACAAGACGTTCTTCCGCGAGCGCCAGGAAGCGCGTTACGGCGGGCGCAACGGCGGCCGCTGCTGTTGA